One window of Leifsonia sp. AK011 genomic DNA carries:
- a CDS encoding SDR family oxidoreductase gives MSTSFDLTGRLAVVTGARRGIGYAMADALADAGADIIGVSASLTDESEIAAAVRARGRTFEAISCDFADASAVASLADELAARPVDILVNNAGTIRRAPAVEHPQEWWDEVLQVDLTSPFVLTRAIGRGMLERGYGKVIFTASLLSFQGGITVPGYAAAKSGIAGLTKALANEWTQGGVTVNAIAPGYIATDNTQALQDDPDRSQAILARIPAGRWGQASDLAGATVFLASAASDYVSGITLPVDGGWLGR, from the coding sequence GTGAGCACCTCCTTCGACCTGACCGGACGCCTCGCCGTCGTCACCGGGGCCCGTCGTGGCATCGGCTACGCGATGGCGGATGCGCTCGCCGACGCGGGAGCGGACATCATCGGCGTGAGCGCCTCCCTCACCGACGAGAGCGAGATCGCCGCGGCAGTCCGAGCACGTGGACGCACCTTCGAGGCGATCTCGTGCGACTTCGCGGATGCCTCGGCCGTAGCATCCCTCGCCGACGAGCTCGCCGCCCGCCCCGTCGACATCCTCGTGAACAACGCGGGCACGATCCGGCGAGCGCCAGCGGTCGAGCACCCCCAGGAGTGGTGGGACGAAGTACTGCAGGTGGACCTGACGAGCCCCTTCGTGCTCACCCGCGCGATCGGTCGCGGAATGCTCGAGCGCGGCTACGGCAAGGTGATCTTCACGGCATCGCTCCTGTCGTTCCAGGGCGGCATCACGGTGCCAGGGTACGCAGCCGCGAAGTCGGGCATCGCCGGTCTGACGAAGGCCCTGGCCAACGAGTGGACGCAGGGCGGGGTGACCGTCAATGCGATCGCTCCCGGCTACATCGCCACCGACAACACGCAGGCGCTCCAGGACGACCCGGACCGCTCGCAGGCGATCCTCGCGCGCATCCCGGCCGGGCGGTGGGGCCAGGCGAGCGATCTTGCGGGAGCCACCGTGTTCCTCGCCTCCGCGGCATCCGACTACGTGTCGGGCATCACGCTGCCAGTCGACGGCGGATGGCTCGGCCGATGA
- a CDS encoding sugar kinase, producing the protein MPGVVTLGESMGLFIASAAGPRPETFRLGFGGAESNVAIGLARLGCEVTWMGRLGADSTGELIRRELRAEGVLTRIVIDDGAPTGLMVKSQPLAGVTRVEYHRAGSAASRMTPADVDAEAIRNASVLHVTGITPAISESAAATIEHALDVAEGAGIPISFDVNHRPSLWRGRDGAEAYRAIARRASVVFAGLDEASLLVEGSTPGDLAAAIAELGPAQVLVKLGGDGCLALIDNEVHRVAALPIIPADTVGAGDAFAAGYLAELLAGEPAAARLATAVRAGAYACLGPGDWESLPRRSDLDLLGGNDPVLR; encoded by the coding sequence ATGCCGGGCGTCGTCACACTCGGCGAGAGCATGGGCCTGTTCATCGCGAGCGCCGCTGGCCCACGACCCGAGACCTTCAGGCTCGGTTTCGGGGGCGCCGAGAGCAACGTGGCGATCGGCCTCGCGCGGCTCGGTTGCGAGGTCACCTGGATGGGACGGCTCGGCGCCGACAGCACCGGGGAGCTCATCCGGCGTGAGCTCCGGGCCGAGGGGGTACTCACCCGGATCGTGATCGATGATGGTGCGCCGACGGGTCTGATGGTGAAGTCACAGCCGCTCGCGGGAGTCACGCGCGTGGAGTACCACCGTGCCGGCAGCGCCGCCAGCCGGATGACCCCGGCAGACGTCGACGCCGAGGCGATCCGCAACGCGTCCGTGCTGCATGTCACGGGTATCACCCCGGCGATCTCGGAGTCGGCTGCGGCAACGATCGAACACGCACTCGACGTTGCGGAGGGGGCTGGCATCCCGATCTCCTTCGACGTCAACCACCGGCCCTCCCTGTGGCGCGGGAGAGATGGTGCGGAGGCGTACCGCGCTATCGCTCGCCGGGCATCCGTGGTCTTCGCCGGCCTCGATGAGGCGTCGCTCCTCGTCGAGGGCTCGACTCCCGGTGACCTTGCCGCGGCCATCGCAGAGCTCGGCCCAGCCCAGGTGCTCGTCAAGCTCGGCGGCGACGGATGCCTCGCGCTCATCGACAACGAGGTGCACCGTGTCGCTGCCCTCCCGATCATCCCGGCCGACACCGTGGGCGCGGGCGACGCGTTCGCGGCGGGGTACCTCGCCGAACTGCTCGCCGGGGAACCGGCTGCTGCGCGCCTCGCGACGGCCGTGCGCGCG
- a CDS encoding bifunctional 4-hydroxy-2-oxoglutarate aldolase/2-dehydro-3-deoxy-phosphogluconate aldolase, with the protein MSSLGSLAGHRIVPVIVIDDAAQAADLARALAAGGILCAEVTFRTPAAADAIRAMAEVAGFTVGAGSVVRPDQLEAAHDAGASFIVSPGFDREIVDLTRERGMGSLPGIATATEALVAMRAGIDTVKFFPADKLGGLGTIRALAAPLQGLGFVPSGGVTALDAPTYLADAAVPAVSGSWMATRSMIASGDFATIERVSTESVQAIGRV; encoded by the coding sequence ATGAGTTCGCTCGGGTCACTGGCCGGACACCGCATCGTGCCCGTCATCGTGATCGACGACGCGGCACAGGCGGCCGATCTGGCGCGTGCCCTCGCTGCGGGTGGCATCCTGTGCGCGGAGGTGACCTTCCGGACGCCTGCCGCCGCGGACGCGATCCGCGCGATGGCCGAGGTGGCGGGGTTCACGGTCGGCGCGGGAAGCGTTGTCCGGCCCGACCAGCTCGAGGCAGCGCACGACGCGGGGGCGAGCTTCATCGTGAGCCCCGGGTTCGACCGCGAGATCGTCGATCTCACGCGAGAGCGCGGCATGGGGTCGCTGCCGGGGATCGCCACCGCCACCGAGGCACTCGTGGCGATGCGGGCAGGTATCGACACCGTCAAGTTCTTCCCCGCCGACAAGCTCGGCGGCCTCGGGACGATCCGTGCACTTGCCGCACCGCTGCAGGGACTCGGGTTCGTGCCGAGCGGTGGCGTCACCGCACTCGATGCCCCCACCTACCTCGCGGATGCCGCCGTGCCCGCCGTCAGCGGATCCTGGATGGCCACGCGCTCCATGATCGCCTCGGGCGACTTCGCCACGATCGAGCGCGTGAGCACCGAATCCGTGCAGGCGATCGGCAGGGTCTGA